A portion of the Bacillus sp. V2I10 genome contains these proteins:
- a CDS encoding helix-turn-helix domain-containing protein: MGKIRKTYTKEIKLKAINLYINDMGIRSISKELGIGYTTIQRWISHYKSEGVQGLEEKRGTSRSQFKGRPNKDYESEAEKINRLEAENAFLKKLLAAKRGMLKEKKNR, translated from the coding sequence ATGGGGAAAATTAGAAAGACTTATACAAAAGAGATTAAATTAAAAGCAATTAATTTGTACATAAATGATATGGGGATTAGATCAATTTCTAAAGAGTTGGGTATAGGATATACAACTATCCAAAGATGGATATCTCATTATAAAAGTGAAGGAGTTCAAGGCTTAGAGGAAAAAAGAGGAACATCACGTAGCCAGTTTAAAGGTAGACCTAACAAAGATTATGAAAGTGAGGCAGAAAAAATAAATCGATTAGAAGCAGAAAATGCCTTTCTAAAAAAGCTCTTAGCTGCGAAAAGGGGGATGTTAAAAGAAAAGAAAAATCGTTAG
- a CDS encoding YjcZ family sporulation protein — MSDYGCRKDNNFALIVVLFVLLIIVGVSFKKDHY, encoded by the coding sequence ATGAGTGATTATGGTTGCAGAAAAGACAACAATTTCGCGTTAATTGTCGTCCTATTTGTATTGTTAATTATTGTAGGTGTTTCTTTCAAGAAGGACCACTACTAA
- a CDS encoding lysozyme family protein — MNKVIYIVLALFIGLIAVFAGLIFLVVGDDEEKPDAGFISESGTAIVSEQVKRYESIIRKYAKKEDIEQYTELIMALMQQESGGRGLDPMQASESLCGRIGCIVSPEKSIEQGVKVFKKTMEAAGGDINLGLQSYNFGSGFIGWVKERGGKYTKELAIEFSQYMMTKVSNPSNYTCIRAEAKPLGACYGDILYVDAVMKYYNGGAGEVVQAGKKGEWAFPLKVIDITSPFGMRIHPISGKQKMHTGIDFGCSTGDPIYSVKDGEVLISAFNNGGYGNLVIIKHSDEQYSVYAHMNSLDTRAGNDVKRGQQVGTCGSTGASTGPHLHFEYRVKYEPAKRVENFRDPKLILGL; from the coding sequence ATGAATAAGGTCATTTATATTGTTCTCGCTCTCTTTATTGGTTTAATCGCTGTCTTTGCTGGGTTGATCTTTCTTGTTGTGGGTGACGATGAGGAAAAACCGGACGCTGGTTTTATTTCAGAAAGTGGAACGGCTATTGTCAGTGAACAAGTGAAACGATATGAATCCATCATTCGGAAATATGCGAAGAAAGAAGACATTGAGCAATATACGGAACTCATTATGGCGCTCATGCAACAGGAAAGTGGCGGTAGAGGGCTTGACCCTATGCAGGCAAGTGAGAGCCTTTGTGGGCGGATTGGGTGTATCGTTAGTCCTGAAAAATCCATTGAGCAGGGCGTAAAGGTCTTTAAAAAGACTATGGAAGCAGCGGGGGGAGACATCAATTTAGGACTTCAAAGTTATAATTTTGGCTCAGGATTTATCGGTTGGGTTAAAGAGCGAGGAGGAAAATATACGAAGGAGCTTGCTATTGAATTTTCCCAATACATGATGACTAAAGTCTCTAATCCATCAAACTATACTTGTATTCGTGCGGAAGCAAAGCCTTTAGGGGCTTGCTATGGGGATATTCTGTATGTAGATGCGGTAATGAAATATTACAATGGCGGTGCAGGAGAAGTCGTACAAGCAGGAAAAAAAGGTGAATGGGCGTTTCCTCTTAAGGTCATTGATATTACCAGTCCTTTTGGGATGCGTATACATCCGATTTCAGGTAAACAGAAAATGCATACAGGAATAGACTTTGGTTGTTCAACTGGTGACCCGATTTACTCCGTGAAAGATGGCGAAGTCCTTATTTCAGCTTTTAACAATGGAGGTTATGGAAATTTAGTCATCATCAAACATAGCGACGAACAGTACAGTGTTTATGCTCACATGAATTCATTAGACACAAGGGCAGGAAATGATGTCAAACGTGGTCAACAAGTGGGAACTTGCGGAAGTACAGGAGCTTCTACTGGGCCACATTTACATTTTGAATACCGTGTCAAATATGAACCTGCTAAAAGGGTTGAAAATTTCAGAGACCCTAAATTAATTCTTGGACTATAA
- a CDS encoding CD3337/EF1877 family mobilome membrane protein, which yields MFVKKVFAILLACLFSFSGLAMAAEESTTVKPKEETSGGVVLDSKQYDYNHYEVVTNVEGDWNPFTVEEIDKAMNSFANMIFSMTKIVAQLIDTGLELLYGLDFLDSWADKISNVAKAIYDNLYQSFAILFFVLAVLQIFFYYMMERNGMKALKATGSLAAVIILAVVWFSNSDYFLKTLNSITNEAQGEVMKAGIALTDESVEEGEELAGSIAIVRNQYHDLIVRKPYLIMNYGTTVEENILKDNPNRIDQLLSTKTTKEGYAKREQIVKEEVRDLQNSYMTQSYIPMKIGIAFVSLIFSLLLGVPMLLITFLNAGIQVLIMIIAIVLPISLMVSMLPRFANSGWYTFGRMAGLFFMKVFVGVFILLMFAITTIMYETIPMTSPAHYMLNVVAVSMSIILMIKYRDKIVEFITAGQVTTVDGNTINNAYQKVREGATEAKERATEWALNSATGGGTAAYFESKRKLDEMYGEEPERAKDRAPLSQNRVSDEQRNTLRTAQISKASTPSETNSEEVENTNRTSQKAIPETGTADGTQDKDNRLANVVDIGNYRETRFNRTPQVISSSTERDTEKKETTESSSPEQHPRVRVWNEEPSTSQDSTLDRSNRTSQIVEKSSSDRGKRLPRQSEDKPITQWEAQQQINERNHRNESNQNEQQQQRDRARTPQRKSERQESEMTSSNVSRKP from the coding sequence ATGTTTGTCAAAAAGGTCTTTGCTATCTTACTAGCGTGTTTGTTTTCTTTTTCAGGCTTAGCAATGGCAGCAGAGGAATCAACTACAGTAAAGCCTAAAGAGGAGACATCTGGCGGGGTCGTGTTGGATAGCAAACAATATGACTACAACCATTATGAAGTCGTGACTAATGTCGAAGGCGATTGGAATCCCTTTACTGTCGAAGAAATCGACAAAGCTATGAATAGTTTTGCTAATATGATTTTTTCTATGACTAAGATCGTTGCACAACTAATCGATACAGGTCTTGAATTATTGTATGGATTAGATTTTTTAGATAGTTGGGCTGATAAGATTTCAAATGTGGCTAAAGCCATTTATGACAATTTGTATCAATCCTTCGCTATTTTGTTTTTTGTCCTCGCTGTGCTCCAGATTTTCTTTTACTACATGATGGAGCGAAACGGAATGAAGGCTTTAAAAGCAACCGGAAGTTTGGCTGCTGTGATTATTTTGGCTGTGGTTTGGTTCTCTAACAGCGATTACTTCTTGAAAACCTTAAATAGCATTACGAATGAAGCCCAAGGGGAAGTAATGAAAGCGGGAATTGCCTTGACTGATGAGAGTGTGGAGGAAGGTGAGGAGCTTGCAGGAAGTATCGCTATTGTGCGTAATCAATATCATGATTTAATTGTGAGAAAGCCTTATCTCATCATGAATTACGGTACTACTGTAGAAGAAAACATTTTAAAAGATAACCCCAATCGAATTGACCAACTCCTATCTACAAAAACAACAAAAGAGGGATATGCCAAACGAGAGCAGATTGTAAAAGAAGAAGTTAGGGATTTACAAAATAGTTATATGACTCAATCGTACATTCCAATGAAAATTGGCATTGCATTTGTGTCACTGATCTTTTCCTTATTGCTTGGTGTTCCTATGCTACTCATTACTTTTCTCAATGCAGGGATTCAAGTGTTAATCATGATAATCGCCATTGTTTTGCCGATTTCTTTAATGGTATCCATGTTACCAAGGTTCGCCAATAGTGGATGGTATACCTTTGGAAGGATGGCGGGTCTCTTCTTCATGAAAGTATTTGTTGGAGTGTTTATCCTACTCATGTTTGCCATCACTACAATCATGTATGAAACGATTCCAATGACTAGCCCAGCCCATTACATGTTAAACGTGGTAGCTGTATCAATGTCCATTATTCTTATGATTAAATACCGAGACAAGATCGTTGAATTTATTACAGCTGGTCAGGTTACAACAGTAGATGGAAATACGATAAACAATGCTTATCAAAAGGTACGAGAAGGAGCAACAGAAGCAAAGGAACGAGCAACTGAATGGGCGCTAAACTCTGCAACAGGTGGAGGTACAGCAGCTTATTTTGAGAGCAAAAGAAAACTAGATGAAATGTACGGTGAAGAACCTGAACGTGCCAAAGATCGTGCGCCATTGTCTCAGAACCGAGTATCCGATGAACAACGCAATACACTACGGACGGCACAAATTTCAAAAGCATCAACTCCTTCCGAAACAAATTCAGAAGAAGTTGAAAATACAAATCGTACATCACAAAAAGCAATACCAGAAACAGGAACGGCTGATGGTACACAAGACAAAGATAATCGATTAGCTAATGTCGTAGACATTGGAAACTATCGTGAAACGCGCTTTAACCGTACCCCTCAAGTAATATCATCATCTACAGAACGGGATACCGAGAAAAAGGAAACGACAGAATCAAGCTCTCCAGAACAACATCCTCGGGTTCGGGTATGGAATGAAGAACCATCGACCAGTCAAGATTCTACCTTAGATCGAAGCAATCGGACTTCACAGATTGTTGAGAAGTCATCATCCGACCGAGGTAAGAGATTACCTAGACAATCTGAAGATAAGCCGATTACACAATGGGAAGCTCAACAACAGATCAATGAAAGAAATCATCGTAATGAGTCGAATCAAAATGAACAGCAGCAACAAAGAGATCGAGCAAGAACCCCTCAACGAAAATCAGAACGACAAGAATCTGAAATGACATCATCTAACGTAAGCAGGAAACCGTAA
- a CDS encoding cystatin-like fold lipoprotein — MMKRLGIVVTAAVFLAACGNGNSYDKAIDEVIEIENEALKKPGVKKDIDSLKREKACIRVFEEGKYIVIDYEIRTNDISSWVYKKDENSYNRDAGADDEVEELESVYVENEDLCQD; from the coding sequence ATGATGAAGCGATTAGGGATAGTTGTAACGGCTGCCGTTTTCTTGGCAGCCTGTGGCAACGGCAACTCCTATGACAAAGCGATTGACGAGGTCATTGAGATTGAAAATGAAGCTCTTAAAAAGCCAGGCGTAAAAAAAGATATTGACTCTCTTAAACGAGAAAAAGCTTGTATTCGTGTTTTTGAGGAAGGTAAATACATTGTTATAGACTATGAAATTAGGACTAATGATATAAGCTCTTGGGTTTATAAGAAAGATGAAAACTCCTATAATCGTGACGCTGGAGCAGATGATGAGGTTGAAGAGCTAGAATCGGTATATGTGGAGAATGAAGATTTGTGCCAAGACTAG